Part of the Vespula pensylvanica isolate Volc-1 chromosome 23, ASM1446617v1, whole genome shotgun sequence genome is shown below.
tctctctctctctctctcNNNNNNNNNNNNNNNNNNNNNNNNNNNNNNNNNNNNNNNNNNNNNNNNNNNNNNNNNNNNNNNNNNNNNNNNNNNNNNNNNNNNNNNNNNNNNNNNNNNNtctctctctctctctctctctctctctctctctctctctctctctcgttttgttttattacaaaCGGTTAATTAACCTCCAAAATCcagatataaaaaatcttaaaaatatctctAAAATCTAGTGGACGTTaacttaaaaatcaataatataatttcgcttgtgtacaaaaattaaaaaaaaagtattattattaaatattactaaaatAAAACGACTTCGATTGTTTCGAAATgaattactaataatattcCATTTGTTAAAATCTTTAATCTTTAGTAATACTTCAGGAAATGGTTAAACGGTTCGATCTTTGAACGGtttatcgtttgaaaatcttaatgaagataaaaaaaagaaaacaaaaaaaaacgataaaaaaactaaaataataataattcgttctAATCTTCCTAGATACTAATCGATCAACGAAACGATCTAAGAACAAACGTTaacaataaaacatatattgctaaaaaaaaaaaaaaaatgtatatatatatacgaaataacgTGAGTATTATCAAAAgatcttttcgaaaaaaaaaaaaatgaataaaataatactaataatattaataataataatcggacATTTATGTTAAACAACGTGACACCGATAACAAAGTAACAAGACCAAGCAGCATCGACGATGCACAAACGATCGCTAAAGTGTCTCGATTATAATTTGGGCATAATTCTTGTTGATGACATCTCCtacgaaacgagaaaacaaaatgacaaaataaagaaaaaacgaatcgataaaaagtcaaagagaaaaaaaaaagatattcgataTTCATTGAAAATCCAAATTTGAATTTTCCCGGGTTGACAACTTACCATCTTTCAATAAGTACTACGACCAATCCCGTAACGACTTTATCAAGAAACGTTACGATCGAATAAACGAATGCACTTTTTTCAGTTCGAGGACCAATAATTTCGGCTGTAACACTTAAAGCCGTTACCATGGTTATCGAACTGCCTGCACCAATAAGAATGGCTATTGTATACGTAACGACTCCGTGGCTCCCGCCAAATTCTGTGATGGCTGCCGAAAGAATACCTATGAGAGCTCCGCAAAGGTAacatatctaaataatttaacgatataataatcagTATCAAATGAACGGAATATACGAATGGCGTACTGTAAAGTTAGcgtataattatgaaataattcgaatttatataCCTTTGTTCCGCAAGATCTGTTCATGTATTTCAACAACAACGCGGCTATGAAGGAAGATAAGTAAGATACCAATGGTACCGTAGCCAACGCTTGTTTACCACCAACTGCCGTTTCCTCGATATAAAGTGGTAAGTAAACAGTAGCAAGGGTTATAAATAATCTGCTTGCAACGTACAACATGGCCACtcttaataatatcgatgtaCCAAACCAGGATCTTCTTGGACTTGAAAAACCGTCTAAGAGCCAACTAGATTCGTCGGGATTCGTTTTGGCTTGTGATTGACTCCTATTTTCCAAAAGATTTCCTTTCAGGAGAATGTGAAAGAGAGTGGTCGCAGTCAAACCGAATGCCGTTACAACGATCACTATGTTCTGCGAAAGGATTGGTCCAATGTCTtggaaatatgtttttttatacatggaaatgaaaattatttagccgttttctattcttttcttttcttttactttttctttttatttttcttaatactaACTCTGAATTTGTAGTCGTCGTGTTGATCGAGTAGCACCATCGATTCGCCATTCGTCGGAAGGACGATCCATGTGACAACGAAAACTACTACCGCCGAGCTCACCTGTGCTGAATACCTACGATAAAAACAACTTACGAGTGagtgaatataaatataatttatttgatttggtCTATCTTCCTTACCTTATAGCTGTTAATTCGGTTCGACCGAGTAACGAGCTTGTTAACGACGGGATCATAGACAAATGCGAGATCTGTACGGCTGCCCAGCCAATCTGGAAGATTACGATGCTCagtatataaaagaacatgACGATAGAGTTGGAGGTATTAGCGAAACCTCCAAAAATAATTGGGAAACTTAGGGTGACCAAAACGGAGCCAATCACG
Proteins encoded:
- the LOC122636675 gene encoding major facilitator superfamily domain-containing protein 12-like, with the translated sequence MEKNSKMETGLLGMDNNKVSMSTKLAYALGHIFNDLTAAMWFSYTLIYLQKVSLLEPIMAGTLLLLGQIVDAFTTPIFGFLVDRYCKKKIWHVIGSVLVTLSFPIIFGGFANTSNSIVMFFYILSIVIFQIGWAAVQISHLSMIPSLTSSLLGRTELTAIRYSAQVSSAVVVFVVTWIVLPTNGESMVLLDQHDDYKFRNIVIVVTAFGLTATTLFHILLKGNLLENRSQSQAKTNPDESSWLLDGFSSPRRSWFGTSILLRVAMLYVASRLFITLATVYLPLYIEETAVGGKQALATVPLVSYLSSFIAALLLKYMNRSCGTKICYLCGALIGILSAAITEFGGSHGVVTYTIAILIGAGSSITMVTALSVTAEIIGPRTEKSAFVYSIVTFLDKVVTGLVVVLIERWRCHQQELCPNYNRDTLAIVCASSMLLGLVTLLSVSRCLT